Proteins encoded within one genomic window of Besnoitia besnoiti strain Bb-Ger1 chromosome II, whole genome shotgun sequence:
- a CDS encoding putative GTPase activating protein for adp ribosylation factor (encoded by transcript BESB_038280), producing the protein MYPSSFSDMPASQAMPASSFASSSYPSSASLTTNGQALATSPSSFSASALPASGVHTPASVEATAVADASGVPTLGGTIARMYMQMPVDAKRYVGEGDRDEVFRRLRRDNRTCFDCATRNPTWLSVTYGVYLCLTCSGKHRRLGTHISFVRSCEMDKFYPEQLLRMEMGGNKKAHEFFREHGMDASKAVDYHGKLAAKYKQQLDRAVSQEMQTAGWVIASAASASAPAAADASSSSPSPAAASNFATPAPFAPPSSASFSQPGLAAFAQPTSAAAPPAPLPRASASFPSAQSEASFAKDRFSGRAAGGGLRARKLDFDFDFEAEAANAAAIAEQKSLHEPAHAKAGGFGVAPPSSSPPSVSGAAGFAGVSASSLPSSFSSPGSASGFYSPAASPSAPTGGNTSPMPAARANPTRFSNAKSISSDQYFGTSGADRASSSYQAAITVDPSKRSISSDEYFGVDPTKRQSRFSAFEDQAVVHLDSLKASAQQGWATLASVGSDAMSRARDWLAGS; encoded by the exons ATGTATCCCTCTTCCTTCTCAGACATGCCTGCATCTCAGGCGATGCCTGCCTCGTCCTTCGCATCTAGTTCTTACCCCTCCTCGGCTTCTCTAACGACGAACGGTCAAGCCCTTGCAACTTCCCCCAgttctttttctgcttccgccTTGCCTGCTtccggtgtacatacacctgcCAGTGTGGAGGCCACAGCGGTCGCCGATGCCTCGGGTGTGCCTACACTCGGCGGTACCATCGCGCGAATGTATATGCAGATGCCAGTCGATGCGAAACGCTACGTGGGGGAAGGCGATCGCGACGAAGTGTTCCGCCGTTTGAGGAGAGACAATCGCACTTGCTTCGATTGCGCAACGCGGAACCCAACGTGGCTCAGCGTCACTTACGGAGTGTATCTCTGCCTCACCTGCAGTGGAAAGCATCGCCGCCTGGGCACCCACATTTCCTTTGTCCG GTCCTGCGAGATGGATAAGTTCTACCCGGAGCAGCTTCTTCGAATGGAGATGG GTGGTAACAAGAAGGCTCACGAATTCTTTCGAGAGCATGG AATGGATGCATCGAAAGCCGTCGACTACCACGGGAAACTCGCTGCGAAATACaagcagcagctcgac cgcgcggtcTCCCAAGAGATGCAGACCGCCGGCTGGGTgatcgcctccgctgcctctgcgagtgcgcccgctgcggctgacgcgtcctcttcttctccgtcgccggccgccgcctcaaaCTTCGCAACTCCTGCGCCGTTCGccccgccttcttctgcgtcgttcTCTCAACCGGGGCTTGCGGCGTTTGCTCAACCCAcatcggcg gccgcgccgcccgcgccgctcccgcgggcctcggcgtcgtttccctcggcgcagagcgaagcgTCCTTCGCGAAGGATCGCttcagcggccgcgccgcgggcggcggcctgcgggcgcggaagCTCGACTTCGATTTTGACTTcgaagcggaggccgcgaacgCAGCTGCCATCGCCGAGCAGAAGAGTCTCCACGAGCCGGCGCACGCCAAGGCCGGTGGATTCG GGGTagctccgccgtcgtcgtcgcctccctctgtctcGGGAGCAGCTGGATTTGCGGGCGtgtcggcgtcttcgttgCCTTCGTCTTTCTCATCGCCGGGCAGCGCCTCGGGATTCTACAGTCCGGCCGCAAGTCCGAGCGCGCCTACCGG CGGCAACACGAGCCCCATgccagctgcgcgggcgaACCCGACACGCTTCAGCAACGCCAAGTCGATTTCGTCCGACCAGTACTTCGGCACGTCGGGCGCCGACAG AGCGTCGAGTTCCTACCAGGCGGCCATTACAGTGGATCCCTCGAAGCGAAGCATTTCCTCAGATGAGTATTTTGGCGTCGATCCGACCAAGAGGCAAAGTCGA TTTTCCGCGTTCGAGGATCAAGCCGTTGTCCACT TGGATAGTCTCAAGGCGTCCGCTCAGCAAGGGTGGGCGACACTGGCGTCTGTTGGCAGCGAT GCGatgagccgcgcgagagattGGCTTGCAGGCTCTTAA
- a CDS encoding putative ribosomal protein S17 (encoded by transcript BESB_038260): MALSLSAPLLHWHYKTWQRNTAGYLRTFMRNKLPNNEMIGYVINDKHPKSIRVACDRFMYVMRYKKTFRYTKKVWAHDEESEAKLGDVVRIQPLGYRIGPWKNYVLVRILHKEPRD; the protein is encoded by the exons ATGGCGCTCAGTCTCTCTGCTCCGCTGCTGCACTGGCACTACAAAACGTGGCAGCGCAACACCGCCGGATATCTTCGAACAT TCATGCGAAACAAGCTTCCCAACAATGAGATGATTGGATACGTCATCAACGACAAACATCCGAAATCCATTCGGGTGGCATGCGACAG GTTCATGTACGTCATGCGTTACAAAAAGACTTTCCGGTACACGAAGAAAGTGTGGGCTcacgacgaagagagcgaggccaAGCTCGGTGACGTCGTCCGCATCCAGCCGCTGGGATACCGAATAGGCCCATGGAAAAATTATGTTCTTGTCCGCATTCTTCATAAGGAGCCGCGAGACTAG
- a CDS encoding hypothetical protein (encoded by transcript BESB_038270): MPDGSRRSSGSSCCSSAGSWVPVHGEKEVSSGASRSSADAAESKVFARQEIASEGDVLLDDCDSIPVEGATKLTEEQQLQQRRNQVALMIENEKYLQHHAELAEMLALFMTKVLEERPQNVLKFAGEFFTQNGLKELVQSQLDEEGVYCNLAKKLEEAGTK; this comes from the exons ATGCCGGATGGAAGTCGACGGTCGTCAGGTTCGTCATGCTGCAGCTCGGCGGGAAGCTGGGTGCCGGTAcacggcgagaaggaagttTCTTCTGGTGCGAGCCGCAGCTCTGCGGACGCAGCTGAGTCCAAAGTCTTCGCTCGGCAGGAAATTGCGTCCGAAGGTGACGTCTTACTAGACGACTGTGACAGCATTCCTGTGGAAGGGGCCACGAAGCTTACAGAAGAACAACAGCTGCAACAACGCAGGAACCAAGTCGCATTAATGATTGAGAATGAAAA ATATTTGCAGCATCACGCGGAACTTGCAGAGATGCTCGCACTATTCATGACGAAGGTTCTAGAAGAGAGGCCACAAAATGTCCTCAAATTTGCAGGGGAGTTCTTCACTCAGAATGGCCTCAAAGAGCTTGTTCAGTCACAGCTGGACGAAGAAGGAGTATACTGTAATCTTGCCAAAAAACTCGAAGAAGCAGGAACTAAATGA